The sequence TTTTTCACGGTCAAAGTAGTAGTTTCGCTTCACTTCCACCTCTCCAAATAGCGTTTGGAGTCGGATCGTCCGCTTATCTTTGAGCGCATATCGTTTCTTGTCCCTCTGTTCTGCCAATGTGCGGTCGATCTCCTCCAACACCTGTTGAAGGAGATGACCATATTGTTTTTGCATATGTCTAAATAAAGACTGTTCGATCTCTTTTAATGTCAAGCCGTTTGTGATATAATCCTGCATGGGCTCCACTCCTTTCTTTGGTTGTATTTTTTTTTCACACTTACTACCTTACCAGGAGGAGAGCCCGTTTTTCATCTATTTTGCTTACATATCTGACAGGTTCCTTATTATACCAAATCAGGAACCTGTCTTTTTTTCTCCCACAAACATTTTACTCATACGGAAAACGCTCACCTTTTCTATTTACTTTCTATATTCACTTCAAGTATGTTATATATGTGAGCATCCAAGTGGGAGGGATCAACTTGAAAACAACACAAATCATCGAGCTAACAGAAAAATACGGGGCAAACAACTATCATCCACTTCCAGTCGTCTTATCTAAAGGCGAAGGAGTATGGGTAGAAGATCCAGAAGGCAATCGTTATATGGATATGTTGAGCGCTTACTCTGCGGTCAACCAAGGTCATCGCCATCCGCGCATCGTGCAGGCGCTTATTGATCAAGCGAATAAAATTACATTAACATCGCGCGCATTTCATAACGACCAGCTCGGTCCATGGTATGAAAAAGTCGCAAAGCTAACGAAAAAAGAAATGGTTTTGCCGATGAACACAGGTGCCGAAGCGGTCGAAACAGCCGTAAAAGCAGCGCGCCGCTGGGCATATGACGTAAAAGGCGTTCCTGCGGATCAAGCCGAAATTATCGTTTGTGAAGATAACTTTCACGGTCGGACGATGACAGCGGTGTCGATGTCATCCAATCCAGAATACAAACGCGGATTCGGTCCGATGCTTCCGGGCATCAAAGTCATTCCGTTCGGCGATGTAGAGGCGCTAAAACAAGCGATCACTCCAAATACAGCCGCATTTATTTTTGAGCCAATTCAAGGAGAAGCAGGCATTAACATTCCGCCAGAAGGATTTTTAAAAGCCGCATACGACGTATGTAAACAACATAACGTTTTATACATTGCGGACGAAATTCAATCAGGACTTGGCCGCTCCGGCAAAATGTTTGCGTGCGATTGGGAAGAAGTTGAGCCAGACATGTACATTCTCGGCAAAGCGCTCGGTGGGGGCGTATTCCCAATTTCATGCGTAGCCGCAAACCGCGACATTCTTGGTGTATTCAATCCAGGCTCGCACGGATCGACGTTCGGTGGCAACCCGCTTGCTTGTGCCGTTTCGATCGCTGCGCTTGATGTTATCATCGAAGAAAAATTGCCAGAGCGCTCATTTGAGCTCGGTCAATACTTCCAAGAAAAATTGCGCGAAATCAATCATCCAGACATTAAAGAAGTGCGCGGCAGAGGATTGTTTATCGGCGTCGAATTACACGTCCCTGCGCGTCCGTATTGCGAAAAACTGCAACAAGAAGGGCTATTATGTAAAGAAACGCATGACACAGTCATCCGTTTTGCCCCGCCGCTCGTTATTACAAAAGAAGAGCTCGATTGGGCAATTGAAAAAGTGAAAAAAGTATTTGAACAATAAAAAGCTGGGGATCCCCAGCTTTTTATTGTACTCGGTTGCGCAACGTGCCAATCTGGTCGATCGTAATTTCAACGACGTCG comes from Anoxybacillus flavithermus and encodes:
- a CDS encoding ornithine--oxo-acid transaminase; translated protein: MKTTQIIELTEKYGANNYHPLPVVLSKGEGVWVEDPEGNRYMDMLSAYSAVNQGHRHPRIVQALIDQANKITLTSRAFHNDQLGPWYEKVAKLTKKEMVLPMNTGAEAVETAVKAARRWAYDVKGVPADQAEIIVCEDNFHGRTMTAVSMSSNPEYKRGFGPMLPGIKVIPFGDVEALKQAITPNTAAFIFEPIQGEAGINIPPEGFLKAAYDVCKQHNVLYIADEIQSGLGRSGKMFACDWEEVEPDMYILGKALGGGVFPISCVAANRDILGVFNPGSHGSTFGGNPLACAVSIAALDVIIEEKLPERSFELGQYFQEKLREINHPDIKEVRGRGLFIGVELHVPARPYCEKLQQEGLLCKETHDTVIRFAPPLVITKEELDWAIEKVKKVFEQ
- a CDS encoding UPF0236 family transposase-like protein is translated as MQDYITNGLTLKEIEQSLFRHMQKQYGHLLQQVLEEIDRTLAEQRDKKRYALKDKRTIRLQTLFGEVEVKRNYYFDREKKVYTSLLDVFLQFDGAHGVSPLLEETAIHLAVTGSSYRQAAQSLEKLVGFSV